A window of the Gossypium hirsutum isolate 1008001.06 chromosome A05, Gossypium_hirsutum_v2.1, whole genome shotgun sequence genome harbors these coding sequences:
- the LOC107959495 gene encoding kunitz trypsin inhibitor 5: MKTALFLAITSLVLGSTIASDEFDPVLDISGQELRTGIDYYILPVIRGRGGGLTLASTGNETCPLDVVQEQQEVSNGLPLTFSPVNVTQGVVRVSTDLNIKFSAASICVQTTLWTLHFDESVQKYIVTTGGVEGNPGRETLSNWFKIQKFEDDYRLVYCPTVCNFCRPVCGALGVFMDGGTRRLAISEEPLKVMFKRA; encoded by the coding sequence ATGAAGACTGCCTTATTTTTAGCAATTACTTCCCTTGTTTTAGGCTCAACAATAGCCAGTGATGAATTTGATCCTGTGCTTGACATCTCAGGTCAAGAGCTCCGAACAGGCATTGACTACTACATTTTGCCGGTAATCCGCGGTAGAGGTGGTGGCCTCACTCTAGCCAGCACTGGCAACGAGACCTGCCCACTTGATGTTGTTCAAGAGCAGCAGGAGGTGTCAAACGGTCTCCCATTAACATTTTCACCTGTGAATGTCACTCAAGGCGTTGTACGTGTATCCACTGATCTAAACATCAAGTTCTCTGCTGCTTCAATTTGTGTCCAGACCACTCTCTGGACACTGCACTTCGATGAATCGGTACAAAAGTATATAGTAACAACCGGTGGAGTTGAAGGTAACCCAGGGCGTGAAACTCTGAGCAACTggtttaaaatccaaaaatttgaAGACGACTACAGGCTTGTTTACTGCCCGACGGTGTGCAATTTCTGCAGACCTGTGTGTGGGGCATTGGGTGTTTTTATGGATGGTGGAACTAGGCGCCTGGCTATTAGTGAAGAGCCATTAAAGGTCATGTTTAAGAGGGCTTGA
- the LOC107959497 gene encoding kunitz trypsin inhibitor 5: MKTGLFLALSFILCASGSAAPDPVLDISGKMLRTGNDYYILPVFSGRGGGLTLASTGNETCPLHVVQEQLEVSNGLPVTFSPFNIKKGVIRVSTDHNIKFSAATICVQSTVWKLANFDDSTRQWFLTSGGVEGNPGRQTIDNWFKIEKHEDDYKLVFCPTVCDFCKVMCRDVGVFIDDAGVRRLALSDVPFKIMFKRA, translated from the coding sequence ATGAAGACTGGACTCTTCCTAGCACTTTCTTTCATTCTATGCGCTAGCGGCAGTGCCGCACCTGACCCAGTGCTGGACATCTCCGGTAAAATGCTCCGCACCGGCAACGACTATTACATCCTTCCGGTCTTCAGTGGTCGAGGAGGTGGCCTGACTCTCGCCAGCACCGGAAACGAGACCTGCCCGCTCCATGTTGTTCAAGAGCAGCTGGAGGTGTCAAACGGTCTCCCAGTAACCTTTTCACCTTTTAACATCAAGAAAGGTGTCATTCGTGTCTCCACCGACCACAACATCAAGTTCTCTGCTGCTACAATATGTGTCCAATCTACCGTCTGGAAGCTTGCCAATTTCGATGATTCAACACGGCAATGGTTTCTGACAAGTGGTGGTGTTGAAGGCAATCCTGGTCGTCAAACTATCGACAATTGGTTTAAGATTGAGAAGCATGAAGATGATTACAAGCTGGTTTTCTGCCCAACAGTGTGTGATTTCTGCAAAGTTATGTGTAGGGACGTGGGTGTTTTTATTGACGATGCCGGTGTAAGGCGTCTGGCTCTCAGTGATGTGCCATTCAAGATTATGTTTAAGAGGGCTTGA